The following is a genomic window from Mesotoga sp. UBA6090.
AGACTCCATTATTAACATTACAGTAACGTGGCACTTCGTTCGAGAGCCAGAAGCTTTTGGTCCTATAGTAACTCCGTTTTTGACACTACAGTAATTTACGCGGCGATTGTTATTCGCATAAGTCCATTGCCCTGAAAGCGTTATAGAGCCAGTGAAGATTGTGAGTGTGTCGCTAGGTTCTTAGCTGGATTTCCAAGAAGGTTGGACGTTTTTGAATCTTAAGCTTCGAAAGGATTTCACGCTGTCTGACCGTTAGTTCTGTGCTCTTCTGTACTTCGTTTTCATTGAAAGAAGAATGACAGAGCTGCATTCTCTTCAGTTTGTTTCTTACCTTGCTCCAATTTTGCCATGCAAATAAGACATTAGAAGACTTGTCAGTCCCCTTTTTTGCTGGTAGTTAGAAGAACTGTTTCGAAGAATTGGGACTCCATTTTTCACTATTTCGGTTGCTACAGCACTTAATGGAATTTCAAATCGGTTTAATGCTGCTTGTTGGTTGTTCGTCCGCGGGACTGACTAATAACTTATTGCACTCAGAATTACTGTTTCAGTACCTTGAGATGCTAGAATTCTTAGGAGGTTGACTATTGTGGACAGAAAAACAAAAGAAATCGTGTCGCGACTTTTTGGAAATTGCACTAAAGACCTATTGCGTCTATATAATACTTCTGCTCTATTCTTGAATGCTATTGATCTTACGAGGAATAGATATGATTCTGTTCGAGTTGATAGCTTTCTCTCAACAGTAGGGAATCTAGACAGCAGTTTCATGAGTTTTGTCGATTCCTTTTCAAATAGCTGTTTCACATTTACACGTTCTCAACTACTGGATTTCTATTCAGTCAATGCTGTTCATGAAGTCGCTAAGAATTTTGTCATCAAGAGTGTTGCTATTATGGATACCTACTTAGAAGAGCTGTTCGTCAATCTGCTGAATCTGCATGAAAAGGGTATAACCGAAAAGCAAGTAGCTGGTAGGGTTCATTTTGCTTTCGGAATTGAAGGTTCGCTCCGAAAGTTTCTCTTAGATTTAGGTATGGACAAACCGCAGGATTACTCATCATCACCTGAAATGGTATTTGATAGATACGAAGAAATCAGGCTGATTCGCCACTGTTTGTCTCACAAGAACGGTGTAGTTGATGAGGAGATTCGCAGGAAGTTAGACGTTTTCAAAGATAGACTGCCGGAAGACCTGAAAGAGTTTTCAATAGCTTCGTCGTACATAGTGAAAGACTCGAAAGTGTATCTTGATCATAGTACACTCTATATATTTCGCAAATGGTATCTTGATGCGATTGTCTATTTCGTTCTTGCTTTCAAAATCGATCTAGGTGAATTCACAACGAAAGATTTGTTGCCTTGGTCTACATCTTTCATTGGGACAAGTGAATAATAATCAGGGACCTTTAGGAACTCCATTATTTACATTATCGAAACGGAGATCTTCATTCAATAGGAGGAACATGCTGGCAATGATTCTCCGTTCTCTTAGAAGAGAAAAAAGAGCATAAGAGCCGGATCTAGGCTGTCAGAGAAACGATGGATAGGTGAAGAATACAGAGAATGGGCCAAATGTCTTTTGCTATAATCTGAAGTGAAGCTTGACGTGATGCAAAAATGGGTACAGACATTAGAAGACTTGTCAGTCCCCTTTTTTGCGAACATTTCTGCAGTTAGAGGTGATGATGATGCCGAGGGCTGCTCGGGTTGTATTCGAAGGTGTTGTTCATCACATTACTCAGAGAGGCAATTACAGGCAGAACATATTTGAGGATTCTGCCGACAGGAAGAAGTACATCGAGTTCGTCGGCGAGTATTCTACAAAGTATCAGATGAAGATCTACGCTTACTGTCTTATGACCAATCATGTTCATTTCTTAGCGGCTCCCCTAAGAAGAGATTCCCTGGCAATGACTTTCAAGTACGCCAATATGAGATACTCAAGCTACTTCAACAAGAAGAACCGGAGATCGGGTCATCTCTGGCAGGGAAGGTTTTATTCCTGTCCGCTGCATCATGATCACGCTCTTGAAGCTTTGAGGTATGTTGAGAGAAATCCTGTTCGTGCGAAGATGGTTCGGTTTCCCTGGGAGTATGAATGGTCGAGCGCGAGAGAACATGTGGGATTTATTGAGGAGGCAGGAATTCGCAGTGAAGATGAGGGCAATGAATCTGAGCACAGAACTCCGGGATTAGTTAGTGACCGATCTATTACCCAGAGTTCTTCATTTCATGGAGCGGGAAAGGTGTCTGAGAAAGATACTTTAACTTCTCAGACCTTAACATCGTCTTCTAGGATTATAAAGCTTTCTCCGCTGCAGGAACTCGATCTTAACTGGAATCCCGAAGGCTGGAGAGAATTTCTGGGTTTTCCCGATGAACTTGATTTTCTCAGTAGAATCAGGGGAAACACGTTTTCTGGAAAGCCGTTGTTTGCCGAGGAACTTGTAGCCGATCTTGAGAAGGAGCTCGGGGTTCCACTTGGCAGTAAGCCGAGGGGGAGACCGAAGAAGGAGTAGACGCGAAAAACGGGACAGATAATAGGAGCGTTTGGGAGCCAGTCTGCTAACGCAGGCCAGTCACCTTCAGTACCGCTTTGCGGGCAAAGAACTGCTGTTCACTCTAAAAAAACACATTGACCGTCAACGGTAAACCGTTCTCTGAATTGAGGTAAATACCAATTCAAGTTTCGTAAAGGTCGCACGGTTTGAGGCGTGCTTCAGAGCGCACACTCCCCACCGCAAGCGGTCCCCCCCGCTCGAGCGGGGATTTAAGATCAAGAGCATAGGAACGGTTCTTCAACGCTACGCGTCCAGGTTTTTGGTGTCAGTTCGGGAAAGACCTGAGGTCAGAGGCGAGAGGTATGAAGAGCGCGATCTTGATCTGTTGAGTGGCCCGGGAGGATTAAACCCCCAGGCTCTCCCAGAACCGAGCATGAACCTCTCGATTCATCCAGCTTCTATTATCCAACCGCATAGTGTATATCCATAGTCCATTGAACAAAGAGCTTGGGTGTCTCTGAGCGTTTCTCTTCAACCATTTTCTCGCTCGTACAAGACCTTTTCGTTTCTTGTACTTGTTTCTAACCCATTGAACAAAAGCTCTGTTCAGATGGAAAGCCGTTCTTCAGCGATGAAAAGGTTGTCGAATTCGAAAATGTTTTAAGCGTTTCACTGAAAAGAAGGCCAAGGGGTAGACCGAAAAAAAGTGACGCTGTAGAAAATATGGTCCCATTTTCTACGGGAAAATGGTAGGGTCAAGAGATGCGCTTGGGTTTAGGCAAGAGCTGCTTTGCAGCGGGGCGAATCCCTTCGGGATTGACACGACCGACTAAGCCGGTGTCATGAACTCTTATGGAATTGTTTCGAACCACTTCGTGGTTGTTGATAAGGTAGCTAAGCTGAAAACCGAGTTGCACGCTAACGCGTGAGGGAGCCTTGAAAAACAGGGATAGTTCTCAAAGGTGTTCATTCCTTTGTTATTTTTGTTGGTTTATAAGGTAGATGCCCAGCACCATGTGTTGAAATCCCAAATACTTTCCTCTTGATTTTTCATCATAATTGGTCTGGTAAAAGAATCCAGCTTTTTAACCAATTCCTGGTATGAAATATCCGTAAGTTGTCCGTGTCTTGAAATGAAGGCTTTCCACCGTATTTCCATACCAGCATCGTCTTTGATCATTTCGGGAAAGAAAGTTTCTTCTGGAAGAGGAGTTCCTCGATTCATGAAGGTTGATTTTATTGAGTTGGAGAGGACATCGAGAGAAAAATTGGTTGTTTGAGCAAGGTAGTATATGTCATAGAAATCTTTCAACCTGCTATTTGCCGTGCTTCTTTTGACAATTGTCTCAAGCTTTTCAGCTATAGCTGTTTCTTTGGAATAAGCTATAACCTTAGGAGCTTCAAAATCAAGAAGTACGGGATATTCCATTTCAATCGGACTTGGAACAATGCTGTCTCCCACGGCAATATCCAAATGAAGTCGGGTCTTTACTTTAGTATTGGCAAGCTGAGCTACAAAAAAGACCCGAATTCCTTTATAATCTTGATCTTCTGTTATTTGCTCAACCTGAATGCTGTTTGCATCAAATAGCACCCCATCATTCGAGTCTGCGGAATTAAGTATTTCCTCAATAATTGCTTTTACCTTGTCTGCTTTTATTGGAAGCCCTTTTGCAAGAAAATCTAGGTCTTTTGTAGGCCTTGATCTATTTAGAGAATCGTAGGATATCAACAGCATTCCGCCTTTGAGTATCAGTCTATTTCTGTATTTTGATTTTCCTAATCTGTAGAGAAAACGCTCATAAAAGTATTGTATGAGCAAGTACTCATTGGATCTTCCTGTCTGTCTTGAAATGTTCAACAGTTTCGTTCTAACCGAAGCCCCAATATTTCGCATACAATCACTCCATAGCGGATATTATAATGGGTATAAGATAAGGTGTTATCACCGTTTTGATTCTAAGCATTGATGCGTATTCCATTAGCTTTGAGATATTTGAACCCTTGCGTTTTACATAATTTATTAATGATTCAACGGCAACGTCTTCTCCAAGTTCCTTCCTGAATCTGAAAGCATCGCAGATGGTTCTTTCGAGGTCATATATTCTTATAATCCCGGAATTCGTTTTTGTTCTGGTAATACCGATTTTGTATGTGCTTTTGTCAAAGTAATAGAGTTTAACGGGGGGATATTCAAACTTGAGATGACTTACGTTATTAGGTACACCAATGGTAATTTTTGGAGAGATGTATGTGGTCAGGTTATAAAACTGGAGTGCTGAAGCTAGACATATAACGGTATATTTACTTGCTTTAGTAATTGCCACAAGATCAGTTTCAAGACCATTGTATGCATCTGCCAGCATATATAGACCATGTTTTATCCTGATAATCCATCCATTTTCTAGAGCCGTCTTTATTTCCCTTGGGTGTATTCCCGCTTTTAGAAACTGCGATGTTCGCTGGAAATAATTATTATATTTGAAGCAGGACTTTATTTTTTTCTCAATATCGGTTTTCTTGCTCATTAAAAGGGCCTCCAGCGATTATGTGGATAGAACACTATGTAATTATAAATATTTGCCTAGTGTTCTATCCAAATTATTCTACCATAATGGCAGCTTAAGAAACACGACACGAACCGCTTTGCGGTTGCCATGGAAAAACAGACTCTATTTTATCAAGAGCGAAAGAGCGTTTCTGGCGCGCTGCGCCCAAGTTTTTCGTTCCGACGCTTCGCGTCCGGGTTCTTGGTTAAGGAGCGCGAGAGAGTAAGAGAGAAGGAGAGACTGAAGAGATGAGATCCCGTGCAGAAGCATCACGGGATGACAGTACGGGGGGACTGTGGGATGACAATCTTAGGTGATTCTGTAGGGGCGAACGNNGGGGAAGCCATCTCACAGGCGCAAGACAGAAGGACCCTTTCGTGACAGACTCCATTATTTACATTACGTTAACATAGGTATTCGTTCAACTAGAACAGGTCCACCGTCAACGGTTTTCCGTCCGCCGACAAGAACGAAAAGCCGGGTCTTGGGTCTCGCAAGAGCGTTGCGAACTATTGTTGTAAAGAGGGTTCTTCGTTCCGACGCTACGCGTCCAGGTTCTTCGTTCTTGGTTAAGGAGTGTGAGAAGAGGAGGGAGCGCAAGACGGTCGCTCTCGTCTTCTCGTGAGCGCAGCGAACTCTCGGATATCCTCATTCTCGGCTCTTGTAAGCGTTCACCGACCAGCGAAGAGCGGCTCTTTGATTGGGTACAG
Proteins encoded in this region:
- a CDS encoding nucleotidyl transferase AbiEii/AbiGii toxin family protein — its product is MRNIGASVRTKLLNISRQTGRSNEYLLIQYFYERFLYRLGKSKYRNRLILKGGMLLISYDSLNRSRPTKDLDFLAKGLPIKADKVKAIIEEILNSADSNDGVLFDANSIQVEQITEDQDYKGIRVFFVAQLANTKVKTRLHLDIAVGDSIVPSPIEMEYPVLLDFEAPKVIAYSKETAIAEKLETIVKRSTANSRLKDFYDIYYLAQTTNFSLDVLSNSIKSTFMNRGTPLPEETFFPEMIKDDAGMEIRWKAFISRHGQLTDISYQELVKKLDSFTRPIMMKNQEESIWDFNTWCWASTL
- a CDS encoding transposase, translated to MPRAARVVFEGVVHHITQRGNYRQNIFEDSADRKKYIEFVGEYSTKYQMKIYAYCLMTNHVHFLAAPLRRDSLAMTFKYANMRYSSYFNKKNRRSGHLWQGRFYSCPLHHDHALEALRYVERNPVRAKMVRFPWEYEWSSAREHVGFIEEAGIRSEDEGNESEHRTPGLVSDRSITQSSSFHGAGKVSEKDTLTSQTLTSSSRIIKLSPLQELDLNWNPEGWREFLGFPDELDFLSRIRGNTFSGKPLFAEELVADLEKELGVPLGSKPRGRPKKE
- a CDS encoding type IV toxin-antitoxin system AbiEi family antitoxin domain-containing protein, with the translated sequence MSKKTDIEKKIKSCFKYNNYFQRTSQFLKAGIHPREIKTALENGWIIRIKHGLYMLADAYNGLETDLVAITKASKYTVICLASALQFYNLTTYISPKITIGVPNNVSHLKFEYPPVKLYYFDKSTYKIGITRTKTNSGIIRIYDLERTICDAFRFRKELGEDVAVESLINYVKRKGSNISKLMEYASMLRIKTVITPYLIPIIISAME